The DNA region TGATGCCATTGTCGGCGAACACCTTGTTGATCTCGCTCATCACGCCGGGAACGTTGGCGTGGATGTGCAGCAGGCGGTGCTTGCCGGGGTGCGACGGCAGGGCCACTTCGGGGAAGTTGACCGAGGACACGGAGGTGCCGTTGTCGCTGTACTTGACCAGCTTCTCGGCCACTTCCAGGCCGATGTTGGCCTGGGCCTCGGCGGTGGAGCCACCGATGTGCGGGGTGAGGATCACGCGATCCAGGCCACGCAGCGGGCTTTCGAACTCTTCGTCGTTGGACTTGGGCTCGACCGGGAACACGTCGATGGCGGCGCCGATCAGGTGCTCGTCCTTGATGGCGGCGGCCAGGTGGTCCAGCTCGACCACGGTGCCGCGCGCGGCGTTGATCAGGATGCCGCCCTTCTTGATGGCGCGGATTTCCTTCTCGCCGATCATCCACTGGGTGGAGGGCAGCTCGGGAACGTGCAGGGAGACGATGTCGCTCATGCCCAGCAGCTCGTGCAGGTCGCCGATCTGCGTGGCGTTGCCCAGCGGCAGCTTGGTCAGGGTGTCGTAGAAGAACACCTGCATGCCCAGGGCCTCGGCCAGCACCGAGAGCTGGGTGCCGATGGAGCCGTAGCCGACGATGCCGAGCTTCTTGCCGCGGATCTCGAAGGAGTTGGCCGCCGACTTGATCCAGCCGCCACGGTGGCAGGAGGCGTTCTTCTCCGGGATGCCGCGCAGCAGCAGGATGGCTTCGGCCAGGACCAGCTCGGCGACCGAGCGGGTGTTGGAATAGGGGGCGTTGAACACGGCGATGCCGCGTTCGCGGGCGGCGTTCAGGTCGACCTGGTTGGTACCGATGCAGAAGCAGCCCACGGCGATCAGCTTCTTGGCGCAGTCGAACACTTCCTCGGTCAGCTGGGTGCGGGAGCGGATGCCGATGAAGTGGGCATCGGCGATCTTTTCCTTCAGCTCGTCATCGGAGAGCGCGCCCTTGAGGTACTCGATGTTGCTGTAGCCGGCGGCCTTCAGGGTGTCCACGGCGTTCTGGTGGACGCCTTCGAGGAGAAGGAACTTGATCTTGCTCTTGTCGAGGGAGGTCTTGCTCATCTGCGTACCTATTTGTCCCGGTAGAAAAGTTCAGAAGGCTGTGCGGCAGCTACCCCGGAAAAGGCCTGTGAGGCATGATTCACGGGGTGCGTATGCTAGCATGTTCTCCTTTTTCCTTGCTCGGTTGCGACCTGAAACGTTCTCAGGGCGACCATGAATGATTCGAGAGTTCCCTTGATGACCAACGTTGCCCTGATCGAAGAGCTGAAGACCCTGGTTGAGCCTGGCAAGGTGCTGACCGACGCCGATTCCCTGAACGCCTACGGCAAGGACTGGACCAAGCATTTCGCCCCGGCGCCCACCGCCATCGTCTTCCCCAAGACCATCGAGCAGGTGCAGGCCATCGTCCGCTGGGCCAACCAGCACAAGGTCGCCCTGGTGCCGTCGGGCGGCCGTACCGGCCTTTCCGCCGCCGCCGTCGCCGCCCATGGCGAGGTGGTCGTGGCGTTCGACTACATGAACCAGATCCTCGAATTCAACGAATTCGACCGCACCGCCGTGTGCCAGCCGGGTGTCGTCACCGAGCAGCTGCAGAACTTCGCCGAGGACAAGGGGCTGTACTACCCGGTGGACTTCGCGTCTGCCGGTTCCAGCCAGATTGGCGGCAACATCGGCACCAATGCCGGCGGGATCAAGGTCATTCGCTACGGCATGACCCGCAATTGGGTCGCCGGCCTCAAAGTCGTCACCGGCACCGGCGAGCTGCTGGAGCTGAACAAGGACCTGATCAAGAACGCCACCGGCTATGACCTGCGCCAGCTGTTCATTGGCGCCGAAGGCACCCTGGGCTTCGTGGTCGAGGCCACCATGCGCCTGGATCGTGCGCCGAAGAACCTCACCGCGATGGTCCTCGGCACCCCGGACTTCGACTCGATCATGCCGGTGCTGCACGCGTTCCAGAGCAAGCTCGACCTCACCGCCTTCGAATTCTTCTCCGACAAGGCCCTGGCCAAGATCATGGCCCGTGGCGACGTGCCGGCGGCCTTCGAGACCGAATGCCCCTTCTATGCGCTGCTGGAGTTCGAGGCCACCACCGAGGAGGTGGCCAACGACGCCCTGGCCACCTTCGAGCATTGCGTCGAGCAAGGCTGGGTGCTGGACGGCGTGATGAGCCAGAGCGAGCAACAGCTGCAGAACCTGTGGAAGCTGCGCGAGTACATCTC from Pseudomonas tohonis includes:
- a CDS encoding FAD-binding oxidoreductase, encoding MTNVALIEELKTLVEPGKVLTDADSLNAYGKDWTKHFAPAPTAIVFPKTIEQVQAIVRWANQHKVALVPSGGRTGLSAAAVAAHGEVVVAFDYMNQILEFNEFDRTAVCQPGVVTEQLQNFAEDKGLYYPVDFASAGSSQIGGNIGTNAGGIKVIRYGMTRNWVAGLKVVTGTGELLELNKDLIKNATGYDLRQLFIGAEGTLGFVVEATMRLDRAPKNLTAMVLGTPDFDSIMPVLHAFQSKLDLTAFEFFSDKALAKIMARGDVPAAFETECPFYALLEFEATTEEVANDALATFEHCVEQGWVLDGVMSQSEQQLQNLWKLREYISETISHWTPYKNDISVTVSKVPAFLKDIDTIVEANYPDFEVVWFGHIGDGNLHLNILKPDALSKDEFFAKCATVNKWVFETVQKYNGSISAEHGVGMTKRDYLTYSRSEPEIAVMKAIKAVFDPNGIMNPGKIFN
- the serA gene encoding phosphoglycerate dehydrogenase codes for the protein MSKTSLDKSKIKFLLLEGVHQNAVDTLKAAGYSNIEYLKGALSDDELKEKIADAHFIGIRSRTQLTEEVFDCAKKLIAVGCFCIGTNQVDLNAARERGIAVFNAPYSNTRSVAELVLAEAILLLRGIPEKNASCHRGGWIKSAANSFEIRGKKLGIVGYGSIGTQLSVLAEALGMQVFFYDTLTKLPLGNATQIGDLHELLGMSDIVSLHVPELPSTQWMIGEKEIRAIKKGGILINAARGTVVELDHLAAAIKDEHLIGAAIDVFPVEPKSNDEEFESPLRGLDRVILTPHIGGSTAEAQANIGLEVAEKLVKYSDNGTSVSSVNFPEVALPSHPGKHRLLHIHANVPGVMSEINKVFADNGINISGQYLQTNAKVGYVVIDVDAEYSDLALEKLQHVNGTIRSRVLF